The following proteins come from a genomic window of Sphaerisporangium rubeum:
- a CDS encoding sigma-70 family RNA polymerase sigma factor, whose translation MTPAGTADEQLIRTLFDEHAGSLYGYVLRLTGDPGKAEDVVQETLLRAWKHPDMLEGRPVRAWLFTVARNLVVDHHRARRSRPPETGDEALAVIPADDELDRAVESWAIADAIAALRPEHREVLVETYYRGRSVKEAAEILGIPAGTVKSRSYYALRALKLALEERGLAP comes from the coding sequence GTGACCCCCGCCGGAACAGCCGACGAGCAGCTGATCAGGACACTTTTCGACGAGCACGCGGGGTCGCTCTACGGTTACGTGTTGCGACTGACCGGGGACCCGGGCAAGGCGGAGGACGTGGTGCAGGAGACGCTGCTGCGAGCGTGGAAGCATCCGGACATGCTGGAAGGCCGTCCGGTCCGCGCCTGGCTGTTCACCGTCGCACGCAACCTCGTGGTCGACCACCACCGGGCCCGCAGGTCGCGTCCACCGGAGACCGGCGACGAGGCGCTCGCGGTGATCCCCGCCGACGACGAGCTCGACCGCGCCGTCGAGTCATGGGCCATCGCCGACGCCATCGCGGCCCTGCGGCCCGAGCACCGCGAGGTGCTCGTCGAGACCTACTACCGCGGACGATCGGTGAAGGAGGCGGCCGAGATCCTCGGCATCCCGGCGGGCACCGTCAAATCACGCTCCTACTACGCCTTGCGTGCGCTCAAGCTCGCCTTGGAGGAACGGGGGCTGGCGCCATGA
- a CDS encoding zf-HC2 domain-containing protein, with amino-acid sequence MTCEEVRMSLGAHILGALEPQEAVLVEAHLATCADCRAELEELGGLTAMLAKVEEQDIEQVGRPPQAVLDRLIATSVRRRRLNRAVLGLAASLVVAALGGAAFVGLTGDGPGSDAAGAPAALSQATPAPSAEAYGSARDSAEQPMLATGEPVPGSPPPEAATTAESPELRKNAARTLTGEQDGVRADLTLTSRGPEGTAIVVRLSGVPDGTSCRVTAVGLDGTRAPAGGWTADKADYHGGTATFTGQTELTAESIEGFDISTSTGRRLLWLPLRS; translated from the coding sequence ATGACGTGCGAGGAGGTACGGATGTCGCTCGGCGCGCACATTCTCGGCGCGCTGGAGCCGCAGGAGGCCGTCCTGGTGGAGGCCCACCTCGCGACCTGCGCGGACTGCCGGGCCGAGCTGGAGGAACTCGGCGGCCTGACCGCCATGCTCGCCAAGGTCGAGGAGCAGGACATCGAGCAGGTGGGACGGCCGCCGCAGGCCGTGCTCGACCGCCTGATCGCCACGTCGGTACGCCGGCGCCGGCTCAACCGCGCTGTGCTCGGCCTCGCCGCGTCCCTGGTCGTGGCCGCGCTCGGCGGCGCCGCCTTCGTCGGCCTCACCGGTGACGGGCCCGGTTCCGACGCCGCCGGCGCGCCGGCCGCGCTGTCCCAGGCGACGCCGGCCCCGAGCGCCGAGGCGTACGGCAGCGCGCGCGACTCCGCCGAGCAGCCGATGCTCGCCACAGGGGAGCCGGTTCCCGGTTCGCCGCCACCGGAGGCGGCGACCACCGCCGAGTCGCCGGAACTGCGCAAGAACGCCGCGCGCACGCTGACCGGCGAACAGGACGGCGTACGCGCCGACCTCACCCTCACCTCGCGCGGCCCCGAAGGCACCGCGATCGTGGTCCGGCTGTCCGGCGTGCCGGACGGCACGTCCTGTCGCGTCACCGCGGTCGGCCTCGACGGCACCAGGGCCCCCGCCGGGGGCTGGACCGCCGACAAGGCCGACTACCACGGCGGCACCGCGACGTTCACCGGCCAGACGGAACTGACGGCGGAAAGCATCGAAGGATTCGACATCAGCACCTCGACGGGCCGCCGGTTGCTGTGGCTACCCTTGCGGTCGTAG
- a CDS encoding TlpA family protein disulfide reductase: METVSAADLGAELGERATLVHFSTAFCQPCRATRRVLTEVADLVPGVRHVEVDAESRLDLVRRLGVESTPTVFVLDAAGKVTKRAAGLPRKVDVIAVLGRTLSQGTDAT; the protein is encoded by the coding sequence ATGGAGACCGTGTCGGCGGCCGACCTCGGCGCGGAACTCGGTGAACGCGCCACGCTCGTGCATTTCTCCACGGCGTTCTGCCAGCCGTGCCGTGCGACCAGGCGTGTGCTGACGGAGGTCGCCGATCTCGTCCCCGGCGTGCGGCACGTGGAGGTGGACGCCGAGTCGCGGCTCGACCTCGTCAGGCGGCTCGGCGTGGAAAGCACGCCGACGGTGTTCGTGCTGGACGCGGCAGGAAAAGTGACGAAGAGAGCGGCCGGTCTGCCACGCAAAGTTGACGTGATCGCCGTGCTCGGCCGCACTTTATCTCAGGGGACGGACGCGACGTGA
- a CDS encoding Ms5788A family Cys-rich leader peptide produces MTSSTGLTKRRAVDFCRVATALCRIA; encoded by the coding sequence ATGACATCCTCGACAGGGCTGACGAAGCGGCGGGCGGTAGATTTCTGCCGCGTCGCCACCGCGCTCTGTCGCATTGCCTGA
- a CDS encoding sulfurtransferase, whose product MSRSAVLVDAEWVEANLDTPGVVLVEVDEDASAYDKGHIRGAVKIDWRQDLQDPVRRDFVDREGFQALLSARGISNDDTVVLYGGNNNWFASYAYWYFKLYGHDNVRLLDGGRKKWELDSRELVTEVPSRPATQYTAKEQDLSLRAFRDDAVNAIGKLNLVDVRSPDEFTGKLLAPAHLPQEQAQRAGHIPTARNIPWSKAANDDGTFRSDDELRALYTEAGVDFGKDTIAYCRIGERSAHTWFVLHEILDQANVKNYDGSWTEYGSLVGVPIELGEAR is encoded by the coding sequence ATGAGCCGCTCCGCCGTCCTGGTGGATGCCGAGTGGGTCGAGGCCAACCTCGACACCCCTGGCGTCGTGCTCGTCGAAGTCGACGAGGACGCCAGCGCCTACGACAAGGGCCACATCCGTGGCGCCGTGAAGATCGACTGGAGGCAGGACCTGCAGGACCCGGTCCGCCGTGACTTCGTGGACCGCGAGGGTTTCCAGGCCCTCCTCTCGGCTCGGGGCATCTCGAACGACGACACCGTGGTGCTGTACGGCGGCAACAACAACTGGTTCGCGTCCTACGCCTACTGGTACTTCAAGCTGTACGGCCACGACAACGTGCGCCTGCTCGACGGCGGCCGCAAGAAGTGGGAGCTCGACTCCCGCGAGCTGGTGACCGAGGTTCCCTCGCGTCCCGCCACGCAGTACACCGCCAAGGAGCAGGACCTGTCGCTGCGCGCGTTCCGCGACGACGCCGTCAACGCCATCGGCAAGCTCAACCTCGTCGACGTCCGCTCTCCCGACGAGTTCACCGGCAAGCTCCTCGCGCCGGCCCACCTGCCGCAGGAGCAGGCGCAGCGCGCCGGCCACATCCCGACCGCGCGCAACATCCCGTGGTCCAAGGCGGCCAACGACGACGGCACCTTCCGCTCCGACGACGAACTGCGCGCGCTGTACACCGAGGCCGGCGTCGACTTCGGCAAGGACACCATCGCCTACTGCCGCATCGGTGAGCGCTCCGCGCACACCTGGTTCGTCCTGCACGAGATCCTCGACCAGGCCAATGTCAAGAACTACGACGGTTCGTGGACCGAATACGGCTCGCTGGTAGGCGTGCCGATCGAGCTAGGGGAGGCCCGATGA
- a CDS encoding DUF1416 domain-containing protein yields MSTTQGCAAPEQTVALPAGIDLATQAVIQGVVTGAKTAYARLLDHSGEFTGEVVVSDEGIFRFFAAPGSWTVRIIAGGGKTKDIPVEARLGEVSQLQVAV; encoded by the coding sequence ATGAGCACCACCCAAGGCTGCGCCGCACCGGAGCAGACCGTCGCACTGCCGGCCGGCATCGACCTGGCCACCCAGGCCGTGATCCAGGGTGTCGTCACCGGCGCCAAGACGGCCTACGCACGCCTGCTCGACCACTCCGGTGAGTTCACCGGCGAGGTCGTCGTCTCCGACGAGGGCATCTTCCGCTTCTTCGCCGCTCCTGGGTCGTGGACCGTCCGCATCATCGCGGGTGGCGGCAAGACCAAGGACATCCCGGTGGAGGCCCGCCTCGGCGAGGTCTCCCAGCTCCAGGTCGCCGTCTGA
- a CDS encoding helicase HerA-like domain-containing protein has translation MSSAASSAPIPLSGPWYRIQAITAPSRTSSAEWDFVTVLPAVLSAAQRNRPFVIGWLSRGSGAPLELITNAGPLTPPRPPRRAAGGAVEEPPQGPQPLLFPGGARGVRVGDDWLDDLTDLTWTLCPGRQAPPLTGRREPGPDDLLRPTLFESTLVTLMSRPFAWLVVAEPTNLLDEEVAYLRTQLNVLRQYGDASERSRYDAERAERRMQELDAFREAGLWNVRVLAGAAGPDELRQIAPVLVGSVEMSHHPYRLRSGLSLPILAGFGRPGVVEPVYGFPEVLAVTLQDQADAMGQPFAATTGTPFVTAGAPFAATAGALAALAGLPRREVPGVRVLDAGFFDVTSEADVRSTGEPLLDLGAIIDGQDRAVGSFRVPLATLNRHAFVTGATGSGKSQTVRHLLEQLTEAGIPWLAIEPAKSEYAAMAGRVAHLAPLTVINPSAPGDVPFSVNPLAPEPGYPVQAHIDMVRALFMAAFDAEEPFPQIMSLALQRVYEANGWDVVTGGGIPGAPVRPAVPTLEQLQAHALEVIQEIGYGNEVQADVEGFISLRLRSLRVGSAGRFFEGGHPADIGGLLRRNVVLAIEDVANDEDKAFLMGTLIIRIVEHLRMRARQEKTGGLRHVIVIEEAHRLLRDRGSQRASTHAVELLAGMLAEIRAYGEGIVVAEQIPTKLIADVVKNTALKVVHRLPAEDDRRLVGAAINLSEEQSRQVVSLQPGTAAVFADGMDRPLRIQVPLGEGRERTVPGPIPPIVGRRSTACGHECTTGTACTLVELREADLLADAPEWAWLRIWTDTLVLAFCVNRPLPGVPRVLAGIWDELPARRRECLLATLVERAVARRAWSLRTTYDPGLLTVKAAEVAAALLPPGFSGAGGLTAGDRPGPSWVIPQIRWLHEVDRLFPYGHPPDRHGPAPAMEYPLFGADATGRPYPHLGLNGASVDTATRTELLGHRAKALRHHPLSMEMERNRVLAWRVLLGDDEHDGIERDFATVAVGVEPRERVRHIAQTMAAGWLETVLSWPGRFVHPFDGDEESQPELSFLE, from the coding sequence GTGTCATCAGCAGCGTCCAGCGCGCCGATCCCGCTGAGCGGTCCGTGGTACCGCATCCAGGCGATCACGGCCCCCTCGCGCACCTCCTCGGCCGAATGGGACTTCGTCACGGTCCTCCCCGCCGTCCTGTCCGCGGCCCAGCGCAACCGGCCGTTCGTCATCGGCTGGCTGTCGCGGGGCTCCGGCGCGCCACTCGAACTCATCACCAACGCCGGGCCGCTCACCCCGCCGCGTCCGCCGCGCCGCGCGGCCGGCGGCGCGGTGGAGGAGCCGCCGCAGGGGCCGCAGCCGCTGCTGTTCCCCGGCGGCGCGCGCGGCGTGCGCGTCGGCGACGACTGGCTCGACGACCTCACCGACCTGACCTGGACGCTCTGTCCGGGACGGCAGGCGCCGCCGCTCACCGGCCGCAGGGAGCCGGGGCCCGACGACCTGCTGCGGCCCACGCTGTTCGAGTCGACCCTGGTGACGCTGATGTCGCGGCCGTTCGCGTGGCTCGTGGTCGCCGAGCCGACCAACCTGCTCGACGAGGAGGTCGCCTACCTGCGCACCCAGCTCAACGTGCTGCGGCAGTACGGCGACGCCTCCGAGCGCAGCCGGTACGACGCCGAGCGGGCCGAGCGGCGCATGCAGGAGCTCGACGCGTTCCGTGAGGCGGGGCTGTGGAACGTCCGCGTGCTCGCCGGGGCCGCCGGGCCGGACGAACTACGGCAGATCGCTCCTGTGCTGGTCGGTTCGGTGGAGATGAGCCACCACCCGTACCGGCTGCGCAGCGGGTTGTCCCTGCCGATACTCGCCGGGTTCGGCAGGCCCGGCGTGGTGGAGCCGGTGTACGGCTTCCCCGAGGTGCTCGCCGTCACCCTGCAGGACCAGGCCGACGCCATGGGGCAGCCGTTCGCCGCGACCACCGGCACGCCGTTCGTGACCGCGGGCGCGCCGTTCGCGGCCACCGCCGGTGCGCTCGCGGCCCTCGCCGGGCTGCCACGCCGCGAGGTGCCGGGGGTGCGGGTGCTCGACGCCGGGTTCTTCGACGTGACGAGCGAGGCCGACGTGCGCAGCACCGGGGAGCCGCTGCTCGACCTCGGGGCCATCATCGACGGACAGGACCGCGCCGTCGGGTCGTTCCGCGTACCGCTCGCCACGCTCAACCGGCACGCGTTCGTCACCGGCGCCACCGGGTCAGGCAAGTCGCAGACCGTGCGCCACCTGCTGGAGCAGCTCACCGAGGCCGGCATCCCGTGGCTCGCCATCGAGCCCGCCAAGTCCGAGTACGCCGCGATGGCGGGCCGCGTGGCGCACCTGGCGCCGCTCACCGTGATCAACCCGTCGGCGCCTGGCGACGTGCCGTTCAGCGTCAACCCGCTGGCCCCCGAGCCCGGCTACCCGGTGCAGGCCCACATCGACATGGTGCGCGCGCTGTTCATGGCGGCGTTCGACGCCGAGGAGCCGTTTCCGCAGATCATGTCGCTGGCGCTCCAGCGGGTGTACGAGGCCAACGGCTGGGACGTCGTCACCGGCGGCGGCATCCCCGGCGCGCCGGTGCGGCCCGCCGTGCCGACCCTTGAGCAGTTACAGGCGCACGCGCTGGAGGTCATCCAGGAGATCGGGTACGGCAACGAGGTGCAGGCCGACGTCGAGGGCTTCATCTCGCTGCGGCTGCGCAGCCTGCGGGTCGGCTCCGCCGGCCGGTTCTTCGAAGGCGGCCACCCCGCCGACATCGGCGGCCTGCTGCGGCGCAACGTCGTGCTCGCCATCGAGGACGTCGCCAACGACGAGGACAAGGCGTTCCTCATGGGGACGCTCATCATCCGCATCGTGGAGCACCTGCGCATGCGGGCCAGGCAGGAGAAGACCGGCGGCCTGCGGCACGTCATCGTCATCGAGGAGGCGCACCGCCTGCTGCGCGACCGGGGCTCACAGAGGGCCAGCACACACGCCGTCGAGCTGCTCGCCGGCATGCTCGCCGAGATCCGCGCGTACGGCGAAGGCATCGTGGTGGCCGAGCAGATCCCCACCAAGCTCATCGCGGACGTCGTGAAGAACACCGCCTTGAAGGTCGTGCACCGGCTGCCGGCCGAGGACGACCGGCGGCTGGTCGGCGCCGCGATCAACCTCAGCGAGGAGCAGTCCCGCCAGGTCGTGTCGCTGCAACCCGGCACCGCCGCCGTGTTCGCCGACGGCATGGACCGGCCGCTGCGCATCCAGGTGCCGCTCGGCGAAGGCCGCGAACGCACCGTCCCCGGACCCATCCCGCCGATCGTCGGCCGCCGTTCCACCGCGTGCGGCCACGAATGCACCACAGGCACCGCCTGCACGCTCGTCGAGCTGCGCGAGGCCGACCTGCTGGCCGACGCACCCGAATGGGCCTGGCTGCGCATCTGGACCGACACGCTCGTGCTGGCGTTCTGCGTCAACCGGCCACTGCCAGGAGTGCCCCGCGTGCTCGCCGGCATCTGGGACGAGCTGCCGGCCCGGCGCCGCGAATGCCTGCTCGCCACCCTGGTGGAACGTGCCGTGGCACGCCGAGCGTGGTCGCTGCGCACCACGTACGACCCCGGGCTGCTCACGGTGAAGGCCGCCGAAGTGGCGGCGGCGCTGCTGCCCCCCGGGTTCTCCGGCGCCGGCGGCCTCACGGCGGGGGACCGGCCCGGCCCGTCCTGGGTCATCCCGCAGATCCGCTGGCTGCACGAAGTGGACCGGCTCTTCCCGTACGGCCACCCACCCGACCGGCACGGCCCCGCACCCGCCATGGAGTACCCGCTGTTCGGCGCCGACGCCACCGGACGGCCGTACCCGCACCTGGGGCTCAACGGCGCGTCCGTCGACACCGCCACCCGCACCGAGCTGCTCGGCCACCGGGCCAAGGCGCTGCGGCACCACCCGCTGTCCATGGAGATGGAACGCAACCGCGTGCTCGCCTGGCGCGTGCTGCTCGGCGACGACGAACACGACGGCATCGAGCGGGACTTCGCGACCGTCGCCGTCGGCGTCGAGCCGCGTGAGCGGGTGCGGCACATCGCGCAGACCATGGCCGCCGGGTGGCTGGAGACCGTGCTGAGCTGGCCGGGCCGGTTCGTCCACCCCTTCGACGGCGACGAGGAGAGCCAGCCCGAGCTTTCGTTCCTGGAATAG
- a CDS encoding MurT ligase domain-containing protein produces MTQLPLRAQLASALGRTAATLSRVTGRGDGSVIGGRVGLILEPDLLRKLAADRKLVLVSATNGKTTTTRLITSELQELGEVATNAFGANMPAGHVSALSQAKQAPIAVLEVDEKYLPEVIDTTKAGVVCLMNLSRDQMDRAAEIWLLAQKWRRALAGRDTHVIANCDDPLVTWGASTATQVTWVSCGQPWKEDSWCCPECGGPLDRKGDDWACRECTFRRPEPAWRLDDDAVIDPAGQRWVLDLQLPGRANRANAAIALATAEVFGLTVERALPRLRDVRSVAGRYTTVERDGRVLRLLLAKNPAGWLEAFEVADPALPIILSVNAQGPDGRDTSWLWDVDYRVLSGRPVYVTGERRLDLALRLDVAGVAFELCDTFDDAVRRQGPGRVDVIANYTAFQHIRAEFGRAV; encoded by the coding sequence ATGACCCAGCTTCCGCTGCGGGCTCAGCTCGCGAGTGCCCTCGGGCGTACGGCGGCCACGCTATCCCGGGTCACCGGGCGTGGCGACGGATCGGTCATCGGGGGGCGGGTCGGGCTCATCCTTGAGCCTGACCTTCTGCGCAAACTGGCCGCGGACCGCAAGCTTGTGCTGGTCAGCGCCACCAACGGCAAGACGACCACCACCCGGTTGATCACCTCCGAGCTCCAGGAGCTCGGCGAGGTCGCCACCAACGCCTTCGGCGCCAACATGCCGGCGGGCCACGTGTCCGCGTTGTCGCAGGCCAAGCAGGCCCCGATCGCCGTGCTCGAAGTCGACGAGAAATACCTCCCCGAGGTCATCGACACCACCAAGGCCGGGGTCGTGTGCCTGATGAACCTCAGCCGCGACCAGATGGACCGCGCCGCCGAGATCTGGCTGCTCGCGCAGAAATGGCGCCGCGCGCTCGCCGGCCGCGACACCCACGTCATCGCCAACTGCGACGACCCGCTCGTCACCTGGGGTGCGAGCACCGCCACCCAGGTCACGTGGGTCTCCTGCGGCCAGCCGTGGAAAGAGGACTCCTGGTGCTGCCCCGAGTGCGGCGGCCCCCTCGACCGCAAGGGTGACGACTGGGCCTGCCGCGAATGCACGTTCCGCCGGCCCGAGCCGGCCTGGCGCCTCGACGACGACGCCGTGATCGACCCGGCCGGGCAGCGCTGGGTGCTCGACCTCCAGCTCCCCGGCCGCGCCAACCGCGCCAACGCCGCCATCGCGCTCGCCACCGCCGAGGTGTTCGGCCTGACCGTCGAACGCGCGCTGCCTCGCCTGCGCGACGTGCGGTCCGTCGCCGGCCGGTACACCACCGTGGAGCGGGACGGCCGGGTGTTGCGGCTGCTGCTGGCCAAGAACCCCGCGGGGTGGCTGGAGGCGTTCGAGGTCGCCGACCCCGCGCTGCCGATCATCCTGTCGGTCAACGCGCAGGGCCCCGACGGCCGCGACACCTCCTGGCTCTGGGACGTCGACTACCGCGTGCTCAGCGGCCGGCCGGTGTACGTCACCGGTGAACGCCGCCTCGACCTCGCGCTCCGGCTCGACGTCGCCGGAGTCGCGTTCGAGCTCTGCGACACCTTCGACGACGCGGTACGGCGCCAAGGGCCGGGCCGGGTCGATGTGATCGCCAACTACACCGCCTTCCAGCACATTCGAGCGGAGTTCGGCCGTGCCGTCTGA
- a CDS encoding glutamine amidotransferase, with product MPSDSALRIVWIYPDLLSTYGDQGNVLILEQRARKRGIPVETIYVRSADPVPDSGDIYLIGGGEDRPQILAAERLRRDNGLSRAIDNGASLLAVCAGYQIMGTVFGGEEGQPVAGIGLLDIESRRGPSRAVGELAAEVDTGLGGHMLTGFENHMGVTRLGSAVRPLSRTVVGTGNGDGTEGCHTGKIVGTYLHGPALARNPWLADVFLGWATGPLLPIDDTWYDRLRKERLTTVLPT from the coding sequence GTGCCGTCTGACAGCGCACTGCGCATCGTGTGGATCTACCCTGACCTGCTGAGCACCTACGGCGACCAGGGCAACGTCCTCATCCTCGAACAGCGGGCCCGCAAACGCGGCATCCCCGTCGAGACCATCTACGTCCGCTCCGCCGACCCCGTCCCCGACTCCGGCGACATCTACCTCATCGGCGGCGGCGAGGACCGTCCCCAGATCCTCGCCGCGGAACGCCTGCGCCGCGACAACGGCCTGTCCCGCGCCATCGACAACGGCGCGTCCCTGCTCGCCGTCTGCGCCGGCTACCAGATCATGGGAACCGTCTTCGGCGGCGAAGAAGGCCAGCCCGTGGCCGGCATCGGCCTGCTCGACATAGAAAGCCGCCGCGGCCCCTCCCGCGCCGTAGGCGAACTCGCCGCCGAGGTCGACACCGGCCTGGGCGGCCACATGCTCACCGGCTTCGAGAACCACATGGGTGTCACCCGCCTCGGCTCCGCCGTCCGCCCCCTCTCCCGCACCGTGGTAGGCACCGGCAACGGCGACGGCACCGAAGGCTGCCACACCGGCAAAATAGTAGGCACCTACCTCCACGGCCCCGCCCTGGCCCGCAACCCCTGGCTGGCCGACGTCTTCCTGGGCTGGGCCACCGGCCCCCTGCTCCCCATAGACGACACCTGGTACGACCGCCTGAGAAAAGAACGCCTGACCACCGTCCTCCCCACCTGA
- a CDS encoding DsrE family protein yields the protein MARSMVIKVTAGMDAPERCNQAFTVAAAALASGVPVSLWLTGESAWYGLPDRAKEFTLPEATPLADLLDIVLANGKVTVCTQCAARRGIGPDDVIDGVRIAGAPTFVEEALGEGVQALVY from the coding sequence ATGGCGCGATCAATGGTGATAAAGGTGACGGCCGGGATGGACGCTCCTGAGCGGTGCAACCAGGCGTTCACAGTCGCCGCGGCGGCACTGGCGAGCGGTGTACCGGTGTCCCTGTGGCTGACCGGCGAGTCGGCGTGGTACGGCCTGCCTGACCGCGCGAAGGAGTTCACCCTGCCGGAGGCCACGCCGCTGGCCGACCTGCTGGACATCGTGCTCGCCAACGGCAAGGTCACCGTCTGCACGCAGTGCGCGGCGCGCCGGGGGATCGGGCCGGACGACGTGATCGACGGGGTACGCATCGCCGGGGCTCCGACGTTCGTGGAGGAGGCACTCGGCGAAGGCGTCCAGGCTCTGGTCTACTGA
- a CDS encoding FABP family protein, with product MDAPELHPALEPIAFLLGRWEGAGVGGYPSIESFRYGQEIVFDHNGKPFLTYESRTWLLDDDGNMVRPLARETGYWRAQPDRQLEVVLAHPTGIVEIYIGEVAFHKIELRTDVVARTGTAKEYTAGHRLYGLVNGNLMYAYDMAAEGHPLTSHLSADLKKVS from the coding sequence ATGGATGCCCCAGAACTGCACCCCGCCCTGGAGCCGATCGCCTTCCTGCTCGGCAGGTGGGAAGGGGCCGGCGTAGGCGGCTACCCGTCGATAGAGAGCTTCCGCTACGGCCAGGAGATCGTCTTCGACCACAACGGCAAGCCGTTCCTGACCTACGAGAGCCGCACCTGGCTCCTCGACGACGACGGCAACATGGTGAGGCCCCTGGCCAGGGAGACCGGCTACTGGCGAGCCCAGCCCGACCGCCAGCTCGAAGTGGTCCTGGCCCACCCCACCGGCATCGTCGAGATCTACATCGGCGAGGTGGCCTTCCACAAGATCGAGCTGCGGACCGACGTGGTGGCCCGCACCGGCACCGCGAAGGAATACACCGCAGGCCACCGCCTCTACGGCCTCGTCAACGGCAACCTCATGTACGCCTACGACATGGCCGCAGAAGGCCACCCCCTGACGTCCCACCTCTCCGCCGACCTCAAGAAGGTCTCCTGA
- a CDS encoding ATP-binding protein produces the protein MTELVGKVDLPGLDSSVEVARAYVRSTLRRIGRRSVEDIELLVSEVFTNAVRHSGSGRRNGGVVTLRVYDDGETVRVEVTDEGSSETMPQVRERPSLLSEGGRGLWMVHELSSSWGWGQHDAGRTVWFEVRI, from the coding sequence GTGACAGAACTTGTGGGCAAGGTCGATCTTCCAGGCCTGGACAGCTCGGTCGAGGTGGCTCGTGCCTACGTACGCTCCACTCTGCGCCGAATCGGAAGGCGATCCGTAGAGGACATCGAGTTGCTCGTCAGCGAGGTTTTCACCAACGCGGTCAGGCATTCCGGCTCCGGACGCCGGAACGGCGGCGTCGTCACCCTGCGTGTGTACGACGACGGCGAGACGGTTCGCGTCGAAGTGACCGACGAAGGCTCATCCGAGACCATGCCACAGGTTCGGGAGCGGCCGAGTCTGCTCAGCGAGGGTGGTCGTGGACTGTGGATGGTACATGAGCTGTCCTCGTCGTGGGGGTGGGGACAGCACGATGCGGGTCGCACGGTGTGGTTCGAGGTCCGGATATGA
- a CDS encoding helix-turn-helix domain-containing protein has protein sequence MDSAVFLKNCTPTDAVPWDAGRIRNRFRNSWIGSGVDAREATAKFGAELRYHRRRAGLSQEALAARLRISQGQISKLELALRKPPRDLCGALDRVLAQQGHFIDLHDRLFEPRRGADEWFLSYLDLEPRASVIRSWDLALVPGLFQTEEYARLIFTGGLVKRHEIEDRVNARLARQEILEREDCPEVYALIDEGVLYRPIGGPAVMLGQLKRLVEANRHPAVCLQVVPYGAQTTTGLTSGFVMVQLPDGTAYVSVESAGASTLSSDHELIQQSVARLDRLRTEALNRIQSTNLIEEGIK, from the coding sequence GTGGACAGCGCGGTATTTCTCAAGAATTGCACGCCGACGGACGCCGTCCCGTGGGACGCTGGACGTATCAGGAATCGGTTCCGGAATAGTTGGATTGGCAGTGGCGTGGATGCTCGCGAGGCGACAGCCAAGTTCGGTGCCGAACTCCGGTACCACCGGCGACGTGCCGGCCTTTCCCAGGAGGCCCTGGCCGCGCGACTCCGCATCAGCCAGGGGCAGATCTCCAAGCTGGAACTTGCCTTACGGAAGCCGCCGCGAGACCTCTGCGGAGCCTTGGACCGTGTCCTGGCCCAGCAGGGCCACTTCATCGACCTGCACGACCGGTTGTTCGAGCCCAGACGCGGGGCGGACGAGTGGTTCCTGTCGTACCTCGATCTGGAACCCAGAGCTTCGGTCATCAGGTCGTGGGATCTCGCTCTGGTTCCTGGACTTTTCCAGACAGAGGAGTACGCACGGCTCATCTTCACCGGCGGTCTGGTCAAACGACACGAGATCGAAGATCGGGTCAATGCGAGACTCGCCCGGCAGGAGATTCTGGAGCGAGAGGACTGTCCGGAGGTCTACGCACTGATCGACGAGGGGGTTCTCTACCGTCCGATCGGCGGGCCGGCGGTGATGCTGGGCCAGTTGAAGCGGCTCGTGGAGGCGAATCGGCATCCGGCGGTGTGTCTGCAGGTCGTCCCATACGGAGCACAGACCACGACCGGATTGACAAGCGGCTTCGTCATGGTCCAACTCCCTGATGGGACTGCGTACGTATCCGTGGAATCCGCTGGAGCGAGCACACTCAGCAGTGACCATGAGTTGATCCAGCAGTCCGTCGCCAGGCTCGATAGGCTACGGACAGAAGCCTTGAACCGTATACAGTCCACAAATTTAATCGAAGAAGGTATAAAATGA
- a CDS encoding DUF397 domain-containing protein encodes MMELTFRKSSYSGEGGQCVEIADLISNVVVRDSKVPDGPTLVFPRDEFVAFLRGLKVSVHG; translated from the coding sequence ATGATGGAGTTGACGTTCCGTAAGTCCTCGTACTCCGGTGAAGGCGGCCAGTGCGTCGAGATCGCCGACTTGATTTCCAACGTGGTGGTCCGCGACAGCAAAGTGCCTGACGGTCCGACGCTCGTATTTCCCAGAGACGAGTTCGTCGCATTCCTGCGCGGGCTCAAGGTATCCGTGCATGGCTGA